TCAAAATACCATAGGACAAATGCCACTGATCTGTGCCAGGTACAAGAAGTCTTGCTGTAAGAAAGACTTTAATTGCAGTAACAAGTgatgaatatttatttcctgGAGCACTGCACTCCAGATTATTGTACAGACATTAATTCAGCTTTTTTAACACCCATGCTGAGGTCACTGAGAGGAGTCAGCTATTTTGGCAGGCTTTGTTTGCAGAGCCACATTCCTCCCACATACAGCAACCTATGGATACAAACCTTGAGATCCCTGTGCATTAATCCTTTGCTGTGCAGAAAGTCAACAGCTTCAGCAATCTGCAGAAAGATCTGCAGACACTCtgtcctttccctctcctctaTGGTGCATCTTCTGCTCATCCAGTCTTTGAGGTTCTCTTTCCGGCAGAGCTGCATCTGGATGTACAGATACACCTTTGGAGAGGTGGGCTTCactttttctgcagtgtttttaGAAAGGTCCAGGCTTAAACTCGTTGGTCTTGGAGGAGAAACAGAGAGGGGACTTCCTGAAGCAGATTTCTTGTTATCAGATTCCTTTGCACTTTTCCCTTTATCCTCAGAAGGACTCTCATTATGTGAAACATCAATTTTATCTTCCTTACTAGAGGCATTTCCACAGCCAGAATCCTCAAACACAATAGAGGAGGAGGTCCCTTCCTTCAGATGTACAACAGGAACAGCTGAAGGACAAATTTCCAAGGAGTGTCCCAGCTCATTACTGTTGATAGTACTGTCTTCTACATCACAGCCTGTAAGGACACTATCCTGAAGGTTTAATAGTGGATCTTCTGAGTGCTCCAAGTCCTTGTTGTCTGTGTCAGAAAATTCCAGAGGAGAAAACTGGCTTCCAGATGAATCTGACTGACCACAGGGTATCCCCACAGACCTCACCCTCTCTGATGAAGCTGCAGTAACTTCAATGTGTTCCTCAGTTGAAAATGGCTCTGTTGTGATCTTAAATGATGGGACATCCATTGGGCTGGGAGAACTGAGTGGCCAGTCAGTGCTGGAAGACAAAGAGAGGTCAATACTAGAGAAATTGTAGTAGATTCCAATCATTCTACTAGAAATGCACTTCTGAAAGCCCAGATTTTAACAACTGCTACCCCTGACACCTGTCATACTGCAGGGTCATACTGCAACAAGGAGTGACTACCCAAGTGTGGGAATCACCAATAACCAGCATTTAGCATCTGTGTCTTAGCAAGGATAATGTTTTCTCATTGAGACAAAAGTGTTGATAAAGGAATATTTAACAAGCTCTACTGCCTAGATTCCTAATGTGCAATCAGGCTCATCTTCAGTTTGAAAAAATCCATCCCTTTGGAACACGCACTGCAAGGACTATTTAAAGTGCCTTGGAAGAATTACAGCTGTGAAATGTTAATTTGATGCCTGAAATATAAAGGTTGCCGTATTCTAAAAATTGTGAGGCATGTTAAGTTGTTATTATGAAACCAGCCAGCAGTCTTGTATTAGGCCTCATTCTGTAAATGCCAGCATACACccactttttcctctcttcacgTTCTCTCCTTTAtctaattttccatttttaaccTACTTCTACCAAGCTTCACAAATCCTCAGTCTGATTATCCCGCATGTATTTCTAGTGAAATAAATCCATTGGATTCTTGGAGTGCTGTATCAGGTCCATCTCACTCAAGAtaatgaagaggaagaaagcagTAGAAAGGAACAAAGAAGGCAGAGATGCCAAAGTTTGCAACTGAATCACAGCAGCAATGCTCCAACCTTCCAATCACTGCAAGGTTCAGCCACACAAGTTCAATTAAGAACCACATTATGTTTCCTAAGCTGAAAGTAGGACCTTAACACAAGAGAGGACCCATAAATCAAGAACTTTATGCAGAAGTGTGATATATTTGTATCTGTTCAATTGAAAAGTTGGCAGGCTAAGTTAACAACCATCTCTCTCCTAGACAGTCTCTCCATCTTCCTGGATCCTCTACCAGTTTTCTAGTTCTCCTGACATACAATCTCAAATTCAATTGTTAAAAAGAGCCCCATGAGTTACCTTTCATCTTTTAGCCACTGCTCATCCATCTTTTCCTGCCATCTCTCAGGGGGAGCTTCCAGCCATGCATTGAAATACCGAACAATCCCTGGATGCTCGAGCTTAGCCAGCGCCTTGACCTCCCTCATCACCTTCTCACGAGCCAGCtccctggggtttggggtgaggggaaaaagagacATGGTCACCAAAAgcaacagcacagcacaaacatTTCTGCAAAGGAATTTAATCAAAGCTGCCCCAGTGTACACCAGGCCAGCAGCATTGCTTttcacatgaaaacaaaaatatgtctTAAATTCCCCAGAGTAACTCCTTTAGCTTAGAAGTGTGCAGGAGCAGAATGTGCTCATAATGACTCAATATTTAGTCTTCCCTTTTCACATAATtacaggcaggaaaaacaagaagaaattcaTCTTCCTCTTAACTGTTCTCAAGgatagaaaaaaagattttaaacagcaaaattcTACAGGGATGTAGAAGACACTGACAGACAAGACAGACAGCAATACCTTagtatttgttttttaactgGCAATAGGTAAGGAGGTTGCATAAGGACTATTTCTGTTCTGTGGACAGGAAAGCAGGCAGCCTCCTGTCTTACTGAAGGAATTTATCTCTCTTCATAACTGGATCAGATAAAGTCTGATGGTTTTATTTAACAGCTTTGAATATTCTTGGAAAAGACGAATTTAGGCTACCTTAAGTTTCTGAACAAAACCTTTAATCTTAAATAGTTATGCTTATTTAACACATTCAAAAAAATAGTAATTCTAGATTTCATAGCTTTACCCCCTCCCTCTTGCTGTTCTAACTTGAGATTTTCAGCAGCAGTGTCTCCCATCTCCCACTAAAAGAAGTGCTGCAAGGTCTGGGTAGGGTAATCCAGCAGCATGGCTTGACCACCTATGACTGAGAGAAAAGGTAGGGGTTGTGGGaccagaaaatgaaacaaatgggCAAATGGAGTCAAAAAAGGAggtgaggaagagagaaaataaagaggagGTGGAGTAGGAAAGgtaaggagaggaaggagagaagcaCATTAACAGCAATTACTGATCCTGTTAGCAAAGGCTCCATTCACCAAGGAAATCCCTGTGGAGCAGCATCCCCATAAAGGAATCTGCAATACAAGTGTTTGAGCCAAGCAggtcagctctgctggcagtgcacATGCCAAATTCTCTGTGCCAACACTGAGACAGCCCCCCGTTCAAAGTGTGTCATTCACCCTAATGAAATATCTGGGCAATCAGGTCAGGAGCAGATGGCTCTGGTAGGATGGGATCCCACCATTCATTCATTATTCCCAACAAATCCATTCAGTACCTGTTGGGCAATCGGATCCTCTTGATGGCATAGTTGCAGTCATCTACTTTATTTCTGGCTTCAAAAACCACTCCAAAACCTCCACGACCCAGACACTGGATTGGTTCAAAATCTGTCAGGTATCTGGGAAGAGAGGGGTGTGAGGAAGGGACagaagaagggagggaggatagaggagaaaaatgcattagtacagatagaaaaataaagtcatTTATGACCACAACAGAAGTAGTTTTGTACAGGCAAAACATGTgcagaatttcttctttttccctgctcACCCACTGTGAGCAATTCCCTATCTATGAAATGGACAGTTGCTAAATGTGTATTTATGCAGAGCCTATCACAGGCCAGCAGGATCCATTCTGCATGCACTGGACAAACTGGAGAGGTTTTTCAGAATACCAGGTTGCATGCCTGCTGGATCCTGAGTATATAGCCCATGTTCCTATAGCTGAGTATTTTCTAAATCATGATTTGCCTTTAACCCTACCCCAAGTAACTGCTTCTGCAATTAGTCCTTCTAGTCCTGACATTTTTCCCTCCTCACCACAAATCAATtaatgcaaaaccagcacaacaaCCCATCCAAAACATCACTGTTCTTATATATCACTACTTTTTGTACTCTTCTTCATTTTAAACACTACAGTTCTTACTTTCATTGAGTTACAAATGTACAGGAAATGGTCACATCTGCTCTGGAGCATAATGGCATGCCCCTATTAAGCCTTCTGTCTTAACCAACTCCTTTGTAAAACCAATAAAGGTTTTATTTCAAGTTTAGACTGTTTATTCTGCAGAGTATATAAGATGTCATCTGCTTCCATCTGCAACTGCCTTTCTCTGCCTTACACCATAAACACAGGAACAGATGGAGTAAACACTGCTTAAGACCTACAAGGATCAATCTCCCATTTTGCTTATCAGCAAGAAGTATGAGAGCAATACTTCTGACCACATGTAACCTGTTGACTCTCTGGAATTTATGAGACTAATCATAACTGCAATCTCCCACAAGTAATGGGGTCACAGAGTCCTTTGTGCCAGTTGCTGATTATCCTGGGAAGTCAGAGGACTGGGAGTTCCTAGGTAAGAACAGGTGAACACCTACTCTTTCTATCTCCAGACAGCATTAGTAGCCACACTGATTAAACACCCTGTTTATGTTGTGTTGAACAGACCTCACCTTGACACATATCCAGAGTTCTTGGCATCACTCCAGCTGTTGTCTTTAATGTCTCCACAAGTGGGCTCATACTTACAATCAGTCTGACACTGTGTTTCAGACTCCTTCCGCAGCTAACAAGGATTTccaaaacaagaacaaaacaaacaaacaaacaaaatcaactCCTTGAGTGCCTGAGCCTGGTTTGTACCCTAGATATGGCATTAAATAAATATCTCCAGATACGTCAGAAGCAGTCTAATCTGCTTGCTGAAGCAGTTAAGCAAATTGTATGTGGCAGCTGGCAGCCTTCACACACAGATTAAACAATAAATTTAGGCTTTTGATTTGGTTATCTCATTACTTATTAACTTATTAATATTACTCATTGCAGAGCCCAAACTGAAAGAAACAGCTAAAATAATTCCTTCTGTATTTGGGATTGTGAAAAGAATTGCTCTGACTCTGAAAATTCCTCTGATTCTGCAAACACTTACTCTGCTGTAAGGGTGGGGGTGGAAGAGTTTGCGCACAATGAAGGTGGTGGCCACGATACAGAACAAAATGGTGCCAACAATCTCCTTCcaccagtgcagcagcagaacaggatCCTTTTTGCGGATGTTCTTGTAACTCGTGTCGTCAAAAAATCGAACCGTGATCTGGTTGCTGCGCTTGTTTCTCTCCCTCTTGTAGTAGGGTAAGTAATAACCATTATCTGTGTATAAAGCACACAAAGAGAACACAGATTTACCTGCAGGGACCTACAAAACAACTCTGCCTTCTCATTAATAGGTCTCCTCAACAGACATGACATGGAGTGGttttaatttccattatttcaaATAGCACATAAGCAAATTCAGTTAATTAAGGATGTGGACAGTAACTAGGTCTCTCTAGCTTTAAATCAGAATATCTTCCATATGGAAAACTTGTGACAACCATCCTGAGTCTCCAGTACTGTCAGtaaattctggaaaaaataattccgAAGATTTTTCCACTCCAAACAACTCTCAGTGgcaacagcagcacacacaacAGCTCTTCAGTGGCAATTCCTGGCACTTTGCTGTGCTTTATGTGGCATTAATTGTACTTACATTGCAATCTGAAAATACTAGTTTGGGCAATAATTTCCtaattcattaaatatttaaaaaaatacacatatttaAGGTCTAACAAATGGTTATTTATTGAAATTCCCAGATAATAAAAGCTGGGTATCTGAAACACTTCAAAGTCTGGAACTTCACCTACCATATGGGTACTGCAGAACTGACAGTGCTCCATTGCTGTATTCCTCATGAGAATACTTGTCATTGCTGAGACACTTGTCAAACTCATCAGAGCCCACCAACACTGGAGTCCTGGAAGGGGACTCTAagcacagaaaagacaaaattctCTGAGCTTTATTTCAACTACAGACTGCTTATTCTGCAGAGTATATAAAATGTCAATTGCTTGTAAAATTCTGTTCTCACATTAATTTAAAGGGAACTCCAATTGCTTAATTTTACAAAATGCCTCTTGAATCAGGTAATGGGAAGTAAATTTCATAGAAGGAAACATTAAGAAAGGTACTTTAAGGTAACAGTTACTTAATAATTCTCCCCCTTGACAAGTCAATTCACTCATATTCACATCACTGCaaaaaacttcttcctctttttgttGAAAATTTTGATTAAGAAGACCCAACATTTAATTATTAACAAAGACCCCGTCAAACCCatagtaaaagaaaacagacattaaatatttgattagaaaaaaataaacacttaatAAAGcacaaatatatttctgaaGTAGTTCACAGTTGGAAACATCAGACTAGTTTGAAACATACTGGAAACCAGAAAGATGCCCTGTCTTTTCtgagctaaggaaaaaaattcaactcTGAATTGTTACTTACGGATTAAAGGTTTCCATTTGATTTTGGGAAGAGGAATAATTGCATTATCATTCCTGGATTCCAGAGCCTTTGGATTGGTTGGGAATTTCTCATAAATTCTGACTGATGATTGAAGATACAACTGGCCCCTGAACATACCTAAGTAATAAACAAGGACGTGTATTAGTAATTAGATTTGGTTCTCTTTACCCCTGGAATAAAACTACCTAGTCAAAACACATGGTTAacaacatttctgaaaatattccttCTTATTCTGAGAACCTGAGATACTGACTCTGATTGCTAAACTGGATGAATTCAAGTAATATCTTCCCTCTGTTCTAGGAAAGCAAGAGTTCAGAACATCTCATTTTACTGCTGGAAAGCTAGTGCTACAGGAAAATGCCAGCAATTCTTAAGAGCTATAAGGGAGTCTGGGATTTGCAGAAGTAAGACCTCATTCAAACTTCCTACCCTTGTTAATGCTGCACAAAACAGCCATTACCAGGAAGGCTGTAACTTCTTCCAAGTGTTATTCTTTATCTGTTATTCTAACCATTAACTGAAAAGCTACAAGGTGCAAAGACTTAGAGAAAAAGGCTTAAGGCAAACCAAGTCTTAGGAAACTAAAGCACATTTACCTCCCAGAGACAgacagctgaggaggaggatcTCCAGCCACTCTATTTCAAATTGTCACAAACCGAATCCAATGGATCCTGACAGCTGAATGAAAACTAAGCCATGTAAAATCTCATctgaattttcttcacagtatgTTACTGCAATCAGTGTACAAATTAATGGGCAATAAGGCTGTTTTATTAGCTGCCAACCTGTCTTATAAAGTTTCAAGACTTTTAGTCATCTCCAATGTACTGACTCTACAAAGCAATGAACATTTCAGAATCAAGATGGAAAAGATTTATGGGTTTGAAATCTACCAGTACAAAAAGATTTGCTTTACTACAACCTCAACAGAGAAATTAATGATGTTTACTACAGAAAATGCTGTAGTTGGTGTCTCACCCAAATAGACACTGGATTCTGTGGCCCCTCTGGCAGCTTCCACAAGATCTTCTTCATCCTCCGGTACCTCGTTATTTGCTGTGTAACTTGTGTCATCAAACAGACTGATTGGAATTACTTTGCCATCCTTAAGCAGCCATGCAGAAGCAATTGGAGTGCAAAACTGAAGAGGAGAGAGGTAATTGGAAAATGAATGTTGTATTAATGAGCTattaaataagaataaaaaacaaagtgCTTAAATTTCTTGTTTAAATTTTGTAACAGATGCAGCAGCTCAAAGTCAGAACTTCAGTTAAAAAATGACAAGCAGATGTGTGCTCCTTTACAAAGACAGTGCCTGAAACCAAAGATGAAAGACATCTTCAAAACATCTACTTTTGTGATATTTAATATTCTGTCTTTCCCCCTACCTGGTATTCCCATTCCAGATGTCCTCCTCGTCTGTTAAAAGCCATCACCTTCCAGTCAGCCACAGAGACCTTTATCACTGTGTCTTTCATCATAGCTTCCTGCTCATCCacctctgaaataatttttgtttcttctttgttcATAGTTGATTTAAAATCGCTCTCAATGTATCCTGCTCTAGTTTCAATATCTGGGACATAGCGCAGCTCAAAGTGACCAACACTGAAATTCCACctcaaagagaaagagaaaacctTTGTAGTAACAGCTTTTATATTCCAAGGAAGTCCCAAGTCCTCTGTGCAGAAAATTTCTAAACTGAATTACCTGAATTTGGCCCATATTTTCACAGTAAACTCTTAGACtgtcaaataaacaaaactgtaCCAGGAGGGGAGTGCTAATCCAGAACACAAAtcaaacaagattttttttttgagaaatgttGTCCAACATGATGAGTGAACTGAGAAAAAACTGGTAAAGTAGGGGCCAATGGCACTAAAGGTTTAGTGTATGAAGGGGAAAACTAAAATCATTAAGTACTAGAGCTGAGTCTGCCTAGTAAGAAAACATTCTGTAGCTGAAGAAAGCAGCAACTACAAAGCTGTTAGGAAGCAGCATTCTAAAAAACCATTTTCCTCTTCACTAATTAAGTGGATTTAACTGGAAACATAAGATTTTTCAAACTGGGAAAGGGactatgatttttttgttcaaCCCCACATACAACCTAACACAGATCCCTTGACAGGTACTTCATGAAACCAGGACTGCTCATATCTCATAGGTTAACaccaaaaaaagacaaatgtaTAATGAAATGTGTAAGGAGCAGTTTTCTTGCACagcaaaaaaatcttaaattgtTGTAAACCTACAAAGATACAGACAG
The window above is part of the Molothrus ater isolate BHLD 08-10-18 breed brown headed cowbird chromosome 4, BPBGC_Mater_1.1, whole genome shotgun sequence genome. Proteins encoded here:
- the EIF2AK3 gene encoding eukaryotic translation initiation factor 2-alpha kinase 3; its protein translation is MRGPRGRSALAAFALLVLLGVAAGGPEPPPSDAAAVEAAFGLGAAAAPAALPAGSADVTVEDDEGGVAPAGPGEPDAEGSGEARTGSRSLVIISTLDGRIAALDPENSGRKQWDLDVGSGSLVSSSLSKPEVFGNKIIIPSLDGDLFQWDRDRGSMEAVPFTVESLLESSYKFGEDVVLVGGKSLTTYGLSSYSGKVKYICSAVGCRRWDDEESEQEETLLLHRTQKTVRAVGPRSGNEKWNFSVGHFELRYVPDIETRAGYIESDFKSTMNKEETKIISEVDEQEAMMKDTVIKVSVADWKVMAFNRRGGHLEWEYQFCTPIASAWLLKDGKVIPISLFDDTSYTANNEVPEDEEDLVEAARGATESSVYLGMFRGQLYLQSSVRIYEKFPTNPKALESRNDNAIIPLPKIKWKPLIQSPSRTPVLVGSDEFDKCLSNDKYSHEEYSNGALSVLQYPYDNGYYLPYYKRERNKRSNQITVRFFDDTSYKNIRKKDPVLLLHWWKEIVGTILFCIVATTFIVRKLFHPHPYSRLRKESETQCQTDCKYEPTCGDIKDNSWSDAKNSGYVSRYLTDFEPIQCLGRGGFGVVFEARNKVDDCNYAIKRIRLPNRELAREKVMREVKALAKLEHPGIVRYFNAWLEAPPERWQEKMDEQWLKDESTDWPLSSPSPMDVPSFKITTEPFSTEEHIEVTAASSERVRSVGIPCGQSDSSGSQFSPLEFSDTDNKDLEHSEDPLLNLQDSVLTGCDVEDSTINSNELGHSLEICPSAVPVVHLKEGTSSSIVFEDSGCGNASSKEDKIDVSHNESPSEDKGKSAKESDNKKSASGSPLSVSPPRPTSLSLDLSKNTAEKVKPTSPKVYLYIQMQLCRKENLKDWMSRRCTIEERERTECLQIFLQIAEAVDFLHSKGLMHRDLKPSNIFFTMDDIVKVGDFGLVTAMDQDEEEESVLTPMPAYARHTGQVGTKLYMSPEQICGNTYSHKVDIFSLGLILFELLYPFSTQMERVKTLSDVRNLNFPPLFTQKYAQEYTMVKDMLSPSPTERPEAAAIIENPVFEDLELPPKPVLRQRSRTMSLSGNKHSRQPSK